DNA from Gracilinanus agilis isolate LMUSP501 chromosome 3, AgileGrace, whole genome shotgun sequence:
ATtactattcattcattttacctCATTTACAGTTTAATACATGGGTAAATcaactctttgacccagcaaaaccacTAATAGGTTTCtgtccaaagaaatcaaagataggagaaaaggaactacttgacaagaaaaataataaaatgtttgtagCAGCTGTTTTTGTCCTGGATACTAAAAGAATGTTCATCAACTAGGCAATGTTGAACAAgttagtatatgattgtaaagtaccataagaaatgatgaacaagatgatccaaaaaaaaatccctggaaAGATTAAgtgttgcaaagtgaagttaggagaagaacattgtacattaacaacaacaatttgtgatgattaactgtgaatgagtTTATTAGCAGCAAAGCAAGGATCCTTTACAACTCCAAGGATGAAAAAGACTGTCCACCAacatagaaggaaatgatagactctgaatgcagattaaagcttgacattctttattatatctcctccatgaatttttctttagaataaacaatatgtatattctttaagAATAATATGAACAGGAGTGGCGAGGGGCGCGTGCTCCGCTTCTGGATCGCCTAGGTCCGGTCGCCGCCCAGCAGGGAGGCTGGAGGAAATGGGTAGCCGCATCCCGCCCGCCCCCAGTGCCGATGTgaattattgaaaagaaaatggcacaACGAAGCACTGTACTTCCTTCTCTTGTCACCGAGGAAAGGCGAGTTAGAACCATGCCACGACATAGCCAGTCTTTGAGTGTGGCTCCATATTCATCTGCAAGCCTAGTGGACCAGTTGGAAGATAGAATTCTGTGCCATGAGAAAACAACTGCAGCACTTGTGGAACATGCTTTTCGTATAAAAGATGACATTGTTAACAGTTTgcagaaaatgcaaaataaaggTGGAGGAGATCGATTGGCTAGACTGTTCTTAGAAGAGCACATCAGAAATATCACGGCAATAGTGAAACAACTTAATCGGGATATTGAGGTCCTACAAGAACAGATACGTGCCAGGGATAACATTAGCTATGGAACAAATTCtgccttaaagagtctggagatgCGACAACTCTCTGGTTTGGGAGATCTTCGGGGAAGAGTAGCAAGATTTCTCAGCTTTTAAGCAGAGTTGACCTGTCAATATCAGAGCAAAGCACAAAGCTGAAAATGACCCACAGAGATAGCAACCATCAGCTTCACCTTTTGGACATTAAATTTAAAGGTACAGTGGAAGAACTTAGTAGCCAGATTTTGTCTGCACGGAATTGGTTGCAGCAGGAACAAGAACGGATAGAAAAAGAACTTTTACAGAAGATTGATCAGCTTGCATTGGTTGTTAAGGAAAATAGTGAAATTAGTGAAAGGACCATGGAGAAGAAGTTCAGTCAAATGTCAGCAAAGcttgataaa
Protein-coding regions in this window:
- the LOC123241828 gene encoding LOW QUALITY PROTEIN: protein FAM81A-like (The sequence of the model RefSeq protein was modified relative to this genomic sequence to represent the inferred CDS: inserted 1 base in 1 codon), with amino-acid sequence MAQRSTVLPSLVTEERRVRTMPRHSQSLSVAPYSSASLVDQLEDRILCHEKTTAALVEHAFRIKDDIVNSLQKMQNKGGGDRLARLFLEEHIRNITAIVKQLNRDIEVLQEQIRARDNISYGTNSALKSLEMRQLSGLGDLRGRVARXSQLLSRVDLSISEQSTKLKMTHRDSNHQLHLLDIKFKGTVEELSSQILSARNWLQQEQERIEKELLQKIDQLALVVKENSEISERTMEKKFSQMSAKLDKIEEIQKKNMDAQRLKSDDEKMNVRISKIELQMNEEMKEMKAEVNAGFAAIYESIGSLRQVLEAKMKIDKDQLLKQ